From one Rhopalosiphum padi isolate XX-2018 chromosome 2, ASM2088224v1, whole genome shotgun sequence genomic stretch:
- the LOC132919883 gene encoding uncharacterized protein LOC132919883 isoform X3, with product MSLQMPVTEDTPPDMLSGAMDLNVILPNGSVIKMSVERSTPMMDLLVQITTAHKLSPGSHAVHAIGDRGVLPYKPSTPIGALDTWTVNIVPKNLSKNGRYQSQSIMKCISKPFEQTFRLQVHLPRNQLYVSRISPKTPLNNILKQVCFEKNLDSTKYTLRKPDKLNEPLDLSKTLVEYKLQQLSLVLNTNRTLIGGLSSDDIMSRAPKKFSCDDSLSSGSLGGRSLSPTRSDESSDTPRRPLMVKVLPSRPVRKRRLAPKPPSQQRNSPEQTIISHSRNSSDSSGYHESSVLSDANDCSVGMTRTGNCSPTKTSGPTMSRSMTNLQACGQNQNQFSEIPFMSNNIGQSKHSVSTTSLISIQSRKKKAAPLPPLLNKPKLAPPQEEPESEPEIQRKSQTLPVTTKMYIADPQEKSKTVSRIELNNNVVEPNLSPATSSLSSLSRSDVDRDLTEPTSPTSSIVIGCKYLSKLEVKSKRPAPKPPMRSSTINQSEASNPLGDLTTVPRLSSGSTADEDELRMDDEEIDRIFGDATSGYDTPSIVTIKENNTDVTDIDWEYKLPDPPSAFRDDHSPTMTMFDTVTIGNLKDVVFQEEPTINPIKVKEDSITAEESVKKIIGDEYHCFPQDSGIGSDDSSLPSSCEEKIHADEKPVKIVEPKESKLNNFKIVAYDEDCSRPTEIFCDESVKTWKTTQIARESNPAYKTQTTNLVNRHKSFSMDRTNLSVTVKRSTSHISLLSGNIKPSNRLAKHYIGRTYSSERLNYDDKSPVKRSFSVDNITEDARENCQDDNEIEIIPKKIEPTLEQSSPLHSLQILKTILPQIEDHKENTINNNLSFDEVSNIPNTSLSETTLKKSNEGPLIEKVLETNESKPKIETMEFNDLQTRVAFLKPVTVEMPATVKHVQSINKLHEEPSKINNINMQCEFRNNKPEIQIPVNKDEKVKRYLYTGPPKISLSTWNERPKRQVSIKTDRDYVIGIRQRLQRKADDNANKSLDEDLCNKPVSRVPIVKSVELKKPYAEQLQTASPVLDLSEAIKVEAKLSNELKKPYVEQLQAVSPVLALSEAIKAQAKLSNGYSYHGSTIMLTGENDDNVILRPLDKKSSTDSSYTFGKLMGRQRKPREISTNVDPRENLLESIRCFGGRDNLRKIRA from the exons TCATGCGGTGCACGCCATCGGTGATCGCGGTGTCTTACCGTATAAACCCAGTACTCCTATCG GTGCCCTAGATACATGGACAGTAAACATCGTTCCTAAAAACTTAAGTAAGAATGGCAGGTATCAAAGCCAGTCTATTATGAAATGCATATCAAAACCGTTCGAACAAACGTTTCGTcttcaa gtacatttaccAAGAAATCAGTTATACGTATCCCGAATAAGTCCAAAAACACCACTAAACAACATTCTTAAGCAAGTATGTTTCGAGAAAAATCTTGATTCCACCAAGTATACATTAAGAAAACCAG acaaatTGAACGAGCCCTTGGACTTGAGTAAAACATTAGTTGAGTATAAACTACAACAATTGTCTCTGGTGTTGAATACTAATCGCACTCTCATCGGCGGCCTATCCTCAGATGACATTATGTCCCGGGCCCCTAAAAAATTTTCG TGTGATGATAGTTTGAGTAGTGGTAGTTTGGGTGGTAGAAGTTTGAGTCCCACTAGATCAGATGAATCCTCAGACACTCCACGTCGCCCACTAATGGTCAAAGTATTACCATCTAGACCAGTCCGAAAGAGAAGACTAGCACCAAAACCACCATCG caaCAACGAAATTCTCcagaacaaacaataatatcacaTTCGCGAAATAGTTCTGATAGTAGTGGATACCACGAATCATCAGTCCTTAGCGATGCAAACGATtgcag TGTTGGAATGACGAGGACTGGAAATTGTTCTCCTACCAAAACGTCTGGCCCAACCATGTCGCGTTCAATGACCAATCTTCAAGCTTGCGGACAAAATCAGAACCAGTTCTCTGAAATACCTTTTATGTCTAACAACATAGGTCAATCAAAACACTCGGTATCGACTACATCACTTATATCAATTCAAA GTCGTAAAAAGAAAGCTGCACCCCTTCCACCTCTACTAAATAAACCTAAACTTGCACCACCGCAAGAAGAACCTGAAAGTGAACCAGAAATACAGAGAAAATCACAAACACTGCCTGTtactacaaaaatgtatatagcaGATCCAcaagaaaaatcaaaaactgtTTCCAGAATAGAACTGAACAATAATGTAGTTGAACCTAATCTATCCCCAGCAACATCCTCGTTGTCATCACTTAGTCGATCAGATGTAGATAGAG ATTTGACTGAACCCACATCTCCCACATCCTCGATTGTAATAGGTTGTAAATACTTATCAAAATTGGAAGTGAAATCGAAAAGACCGGCGCCTAAACCACCTATGCGATCTTCGACTATAAACCAATCAGAGGCATCCAATCCACTTGGAGATTTGACAACAGTACCTCGATTATCTTCAG GTTCCACTGCCGACGAAGACGAATTGCGTATGGATGATGAAGAAATCGATCGTATATTTGGAGATGCAACTAGTGGTTACGATACACCATCTATCGTTACTATTAAAGAAAACAACACAGACGTTACAGATATTGATTGGGAATACAAATTACCTGATCCTCCTTCAGCATTTAGGGATGACCATTCTCCTACAATGACGATGTTCGATACAGTAACCATCGGTAACCTTAAAGATGTCGTATTTCAAGAGGAACCTACTATTAATCCAATAAAAGTTAAAGAAGATAGCATCACAGCTGAAGagtctgtaaaaaaaataattggagaCGAATACCATTGTTTCCCTCAAGACTCGGGGATTGGATCAGATGATTCATCATTACCGTCGAGTTGTGAAGAAAAAATACATGCAGATGAAAAACCTGTTAAAATTGTAGAACCAAAAGAATctaaactaaacaattttaaaattgtggcTTATGATGAAGATTGCTCTAGACCAACAGAGATATTCTGTGATGAGTCGGTTAAAACATGGAAGACAACACAAATAGCTCGAGAATCAAATCCCGCGTACAAAACGCAAACGACGAACTTGGTTAATAGGCACAAATCGTTCAGTATGGATAGAACTAACTTGTCTGTAACAGTCAAACGAAGTACGTCACATATAAGTCTTTTAAGTGGTAATATAAAACCATCGAATCGGCTGGCCAAACACTATATTGGACGAACTTATTCCTCTGAAAGACTTAATTACGATGACAAGTCTCCAGTGAAAAGATCATTCAGTGTAGATAACATAACAGAAG ATGCGCGAGAAAATTGCCAAGACGACAATGAAATCGaaataataccaaaaaaaattgaacctaCATTAGAACAATCTTCTCCCTTACACTCACTTCag ATATTAAAAACGATCCTTCCTCAAATTGAAGATCATAAagaaaacacaataaataacaatttaag ttttgatgAAGTTTCTAACATTCCAAATACATCGCTTTCGgaaacaacattaaaaaaaagcaaCGAAGGTCCGTTGATTGAGAAGGTACTCGAAACGAATGAGTCAAAACCAAAAATAGAAACAATGGAATTCAATGATTTACAAACGCGGGTGGCTTTTCTAAAACCTGTGACAGTAGAAATGCCAGCTACCGTAAAACATGTTCAATCCATAAATAAACTTCATGAAGAGcctagtaaaattaataatataaatatgcaatGTGAATTTCGTAATAACAAACCGGAAATTCAAATACCAGTCAATAAAGACGAAAAAGTTAAAAGGTATTTGTACACGGGTCCCCCAAAAATCAGTCTATCCACGTGGAACGAACGTCCTAAAAGGCAGGTCAGCATCAAAACTGATCGAGACTACGTTATTGGCATTAGACAAAGGTTACAACGAAAGGCCGATGATAATGCGAACAAGTCGTTAGATGAAGACCTCTGCAACAAGCCTGTGTCCAGGGTACCGATAGTGAAGTCTGTCGAACTGAAAAAACCTTATGCTGAACAATTACAAACGGCTAGCCCGGTTCTGGATTTGTCCGAAGCGATCAAAGTTGAAGCAAAGCTCAGTAATGAACTGAAGAAACCTTACGTTGAACAATTGCAAGCGGTTAGCCCGGTTCTAGCCCTGTCCGAAGCGATTAAAGCTCAAGCCAAACTCAGTAATGGCTACAGTTACCATGGCAGTACGATCATGTTGACCGGTGAAAATGACGACAACGTAATATTAAGACCGTTGGATAAGAAATCATCCACTGACAGTTCGTATACTTTTGGTAAACTAATGGGCCGGCAAAGAAAACCTAGGGAAATTTCAACGAACGTCGACCCCAGGGAAAATCTACTCGAGTCAATTAGATGCTTCGGGGGCAGAGACAACCTAAGAAAAATTAGAGCATAG